The following coding sequences lie in one Rutidosis leptorrhynchoides isolate AG116_Rl617_1_P2 chromosome 4, CSIRO_AGI_Rlap_v1, whole genome shotgun sequence genomic window:
- the LOC139840105 gene encoding malate dehydrogenase, chloroplastic-like, with protein sequence MAATSASAFSVGSTISHGSKPNPLSQSKACGMNFSSRTTIKSFNGLKANCESVSSFLGKDSSAVLRSAISQKTQNHSRTSTNALQVQASFKVAILGAAGGIGQPLALLVKMSPLVSDLHLYDIANVKGVAADLSHCNTPSRVRDFTGNDELANCLKDVDVVVIPAGVPRKPGMTRDDLFNINAGIVKTLIEAVADNCPDAFIHIISNPVNSTVPIAAEVLKQKGVYNPKKLFGVTTLDVVRANTFVAQKKNLKLIDVDVPVIGGHAGITILPLLSKTKPSVTFTDQEVDDLTVRIQNGGTEVVEAKAGAGSATLSMAYAAARFLESSLRALDGDSDVYECSFVQSEVTELPFFASRVKLGKQGVEAVISSDLEGLTEFEKKGLEALKVELKGSIEKGVAFAQKQPVTA encoded by the coding sequence ATGGCAGCAACCTCAGCTAGTGCCTTTTCAGTCGGATCAACAATATCCCATGGCTCCAAACCTAACCCACTTTCACAATCGAAGGCATGTGGCATGAATTTCAGTTCTCGAACTACTATAAAGAGTTTTAACGGCCTCAAGGCAAACTGTGAATCAGTCTCATCCTTTTTGGGCAAGGATAGTTCTGCAGTTTTACGTTCCGCTATTAGTCAAAAAACCCAAAACCACTCGCGAACGTCTACAAATGCGCTTCAAGTTCAGGCATCTTTCAAAGTAGCCATCCTTGGAGCAGCCGGTGGTATTGGTCAGCCACTTGCCCTTTTGGTAAAAATGTCACCATTGGTTTCTGACCTTCACCTTTACGATATAGCAAACGTTAAGGGAGTAGCAGCTGATCTCAGCCACTGCAACACCCCGTCTCGGGTCCGGGATTTCACCGGAAATGATGAGTTAGCCAACTGTTTGAAAGACGTAGACGTTGTTGTTATTCCAGCTGGCGTTCCAAGGAAACCTGGTATGACCCGTGACGATCTTTTCAATATTAACGCCGGAATCGTTAAGACACTGATTGAAGCTGTGGCTGATAACTGTCCGGATGCGTTTATTCATATTATTAGCAACCCGGTTAACTCAACCGTCCCAATTGCTGCTGAGGTGTTGAAACAAAAAGGTGTTTATAACCCGAAGAAGCTTTTTGGTGTCACCACTCTTGATGTGGTCAGAGCAAACACATTTGTTGCTCAGAAGAAGAATTTAAAGCTGATTGATGTTGACGTCCCAGTTATAGGTGGTCATGCAGGAATTACTATTCTACCCTTGCTGTCAAAGACCAAACCATCTGTTACTTTTACCGATCAAGAAGTTGATGATCTAACGGTCAGGATTCAAAACGGTGGAACTGAAGTGGTTGAGGCTAAGGCGGGTGCGGGGTCCGCTACACTGTCGATGGCTTATGCTGCTGCAAGATTCTTGGAATCGTCTCTTCGGGCACTTGATGGGGATAGTGATGTCTACGAGTGTTCGTTTGTTCAGTCGGAAGTGACGGAGCTTCCGTTTTTTGCGTCGAGGGTTAAGCTCGGGAAACAGGGGGTTGAGGCTGTGATATCTTCAGATCTTGAAGGTTTGACTGAGTTTGAAAAGAAAGGTTTGGAAGCTTTGAAGGTGGAGTTAAAGGGAAGTATCGAAAAGGGCGTGGCTTTTGCACAAAAGCAACCGGTTACTGCTTGA